The Clavelina lepadiformis chromosome 1, kaClaLepa1.1, whole genome shotgun sequence genome segment GACATTACATCAAATTACAGAGactgttaaaatttaaaaatgaatcTGAAAAGTAGGTGAATACTTTTGCCTGTTTACTGCATTAGCAAACTAAGTGGTCTGCAACTGAACTGTGTTTCATAAAAAACAGCTATATGATAACAGTAACTAAACCAGCAATGTCCAACCCGCGGCCCTTTTGAAGGTTTTGTGCGGCCTGGTGTTGGTATCGTTATATTATATGTAAAGCGTATGTGTATGAAATATACATGAAAGTCTGCTTGAGCTTGCTTGGGCGTCAGAACATCTGTTATTGTTCGTGTTGTCAGTACTGTGTTTGTGTGGTTAGTAGTGTATTCTACTCATGGTGGCAATGTGCGGGCCAAATGTGCGTAATTTTTAGCTCACTAAGCTATTGCGGTTGGACATAGCTGGACTGGACCTTAGCGGTGCAAACGGAAACAGTTGTCTAAAGCTTCAATTAAGTTAATCTTTCAAGCGTACcggtgtttaaaattttttgaaatttacttTTCAACGGAGTACACAATGTTAACAAAAGTAAGTATCGTTACGTGACAACGTGTGCTTCTAATACTTCAGCTTCTAACTGCAGCATTAGATTAGTATAGATGCTGTATATATACCTACGAAAGGTTATCATAAACCATAACCGATGTGGAAGTGTCTTATACAgtgtttgttgaatttttgatGTCATTTAGACTATCGCCAAACCACgctataaacattttacagaTAAATGTTAACGTCGTTAAACGATTACATATACAATAACAACGCACGTATTGCGCAAACAGGAAACTTTGAGAACACCCTTATACCTATACTTTTATAGCGGCCGCTATTCACTGGAAATCAACATCAGGAAAAAAGCTATGGAAGGTAAGCTAACATTTGTTTGGTTAACTCACCATGCAGTTTGATGAAAGAAGGCGGCATAGGCTACGCCTCTATAGTATAGCTTTGCTGTGGAAAACGCACGTTGCTTTGCCCCTTTCGCATTAAATAGATATGTATGAAATTCTCGTACATGCGCAATGACATGCACTACTTAAACAACATGTTAACATACATCTATATTTTCAAGGTACTTGTACAAAGGAACAGCACGTAGAATGGGCCAAAGTGGCCGAGCAAGCGGAACGTTATGATGACATGGTCCAGCATATGACAGAAGTTGCAAAAATGGAAGAAGCCCTTTCCTCTGATGTATGTGTATTATAAATCTATCACGATATGCGAATGCTGAAGCCtaagatgaaacaataaaccTTACGACGTCGAAGTGTTGCCTGTAGTCGTGGTCGAGGATCACTAGCCACATGACGTAACGGAAATTGCGCATAGAGCTACAGAGAGCGCAAACCATATGCGGTTAGCTTTGTGCGAATGGTTATGCCGGTAAATGCAGAAATTTGTAAGTTTCCACTGATCATAATTACGAATGCCCTACATTAGATGCTTAAGATTAATTCGAACCATAAAGGACTTAAAATGTGGTCGATATCACTTGCATGAAATTGAATGCAATGGTTTCAGCTGGCCAGTAGGGTAATAAAAGGTCGTTTTTAATTATCTGAAATTTAGTGACCTAACCAAGTCGTTATGATTCTTGATCTGTGCTTTCCATGAGGATTTAAGAATGGTCTTTAAACAGACAGTCATAATACCCAGTAAGTTTTCTTAAAGAATGGTTTGTACTGCCTTTTCAACAAGATTTGAAATTACAGTAATTCAGAGTgaatataaaagttttattctgAGTCTTTTAATAGCATTGCGTAAATTTGCCATACTATGTCAAACATATGATATTTTTACACATACAGTACTGTTTAATCGAATTTTCACTTCTGTAGCAACGGTGGCTACTTTGTGGACTTTTCCTTTTCAATTAAGACGCTTGTCACGGTTTCTTGTATTTGGTCATGAAAAATAGCTGTGCTTATGcaacaaaagaaatattttgtggtttGGAATTAATCAAAACCTTATCTGTATGTGTATCATCCattttatatacagtaataaGTTGTTGAATTTTCGTGATCGTATGGCTTGATGTGAACATCAAATTAGTGTCATGCAATAATAATGGACGGCCTTTTGTTTTCTCTTCAACCTTTAAGCACATATAGGCATACTCGTGACTGTAATGTTTTGATTAGGCTATGCTACATTTTCTAGTTGTTTTGGCGCAAGTATTAGTTTTATCCAAAAGGAAGGCTATAAACCCAATGATAAAATGCTTTACAATTatgttttacaaatataaGAACTTATGATCGCTTTATTATATTCGTTGATATTAACCACAAGAGCTACAAACTACATTGGTTTACCGATAAATACAATGTTTTTCCCATAAATAGAGGCTTTGCTGAGAAACTACAGCAAACGTATAAAATATACGTTTGAGCGATTCTTGGCATTTCATTTCCTATATACGCATATTACAGGCAACGGCAACAAATCGGGTAACTGTTCTTGGCGTAGCCTatgtttaatagattttgtaTTGATTTATTTCACGATTAAATTTCGAAAATTCTCTCATGCCTGctaaattatttatcaaacTACGCTAATTCTTTCAAAACGCTCTACAAATTACTGTATCTAAGTGCTTTCGacatattttgcaatatgaacACATTGAACAGTAATAGCGGTCGGAGTttcagttttataaaaaaaaaacaagtccAATTAACTAAAACGTGTATATAATTGACATGGTCCTAAATGACTATATTAAGGCTATAAAGTACTAATCTTCATAATTTTAATGCTTACGTCTATATATATGGGCCTTTGACTATAGCAATAGCTAATCGCCTATCTTTATCTTTTAGGAAAGGAATTTGCTTTCTGTTGCCTACAAGAATGTGGTGGGAACCAGAAGGTCATCATGGAGAGTGATATCAAGCATTGACCAAAAGGAagataacaaaatgaaaaaggatatttacaaaatttgcttagcACAAATCGCTCAAGAAATAGAGGCGAAGTGTAATGAAGTTGAGGTAAGAGAAAGCTTGTAGTAACAATGCGCTCTCACTAATTTACTTTCATTCCATtgattttcattaattttttggGATTCTGATAATTTTAACCTTTTCCCGGTCAAGTACTTCCTACCCTACGAAAGGCTGTAAGCTATGACTACATTTTCTTGCAGTTCAGTGTAACACTGATATAAGTAACATTCCATCAATAGGCTCTTGTCGATGACCACCTTTTAAAAAATGCCGAAGATGATGATGGTCACAGTGAAACATTTTACCTCAAGATGAAAGGAGATTATTTCAGATATGTGGCGGAAGTTTCCAACAATGAGACAAAAAAAGGTTCCtttatttttctttccttCTTTTGTAGTTATAACATTTTGACGACGCTCTTTCGAAAATCTTTTCCGATATCTGGTAGATTGcagaaaacaatgtttttacgGACTTCTTATATACTTTCTACACTTGCCGTAGAATacatacttttataattttaaaataatttggtacGTTTAAAGAGACGATTATTAAAGAGAAGGACAAGTCCAAAAActagttggccttaaatcaaaaagtagttgtcagtaaatacaCTGGTGAAATCTTTAATAATATGTGGTGGTTAAGCAAGTTTTGCCAAAACTGTTTCGCAAATTTAGCCTCATATTATGACAAAGAGGGCGGTCATGATGGCGACACAACGAAAACATAATATGCCTGATGACCGGAGTTTGTATTAGGTAGGGTAGTAGTGGTAGGTTAGCTAACTGCTAACGCGTTATGGATGGAATACGTCTTCATAagtaggtgattagtagcaggTAGTGTTTATTTGCAGCATAGGAATGTCACAGAAGACAGTGCATAAACGGGtaaagcattcttgtttttaccgCAAATACCGGTACCGGAATATGCTAGAACCAACAGGCAAGTTTGTACTGTACTGCAGGTTAGCATTTACATCAGGGttgtccaacccgtggcccaCGGGGAGGTTCTGAGTAGCCCGCGCGATAAttttcgaaatgacttatattaaTTATCGACTGAATCGCCTatgtaatttatggcgaaattacattccgagaaattgacatttattgtttgtttactactTTCTGACAGCCATATGGAAAACCTGCTTCCCATTGCTACATCGtccatctcaccgaatattgccaaacttgttagagaaaaacagtgctaaacttcacattgaaaaGTCGACGTGTATAAAGTTTATAATTAAAACCCACGCACCAAAATTGTAATCTTCGAAATACGTattatcctcttttacaattattagaacaataaacataccaagatatagtaaagtcaacaaagttttttaaacactcaagtggcccgcgcaatcatttgtaaatcgcatgtggcccttcggccaaaaaggttggacacccctgatttaCATTAACCAGTACACCAACGGCAAGCCAGTTTATTATGCTTATTTACGGCAAATGCTTCTATTGTACACATATGTACGTTATAATTATACTTATTACTCTATACTTGTCCGTTACAGGAAACATTCTATTCGTACCCGATCGACATACCTGAGTCATCCCTATTGTTTCTgttttatgatgtaataaaaacCGCGATTTTCGACATAGTTGAACgataaatttgaatttttaaagcaCTTATTTATCGCAATtgctgcttaaccactacatattacaacaaatcctttcaccattatatttactgacaatAATATAAGGTtgctctttgatttaaggttaAGTTGTATTgctggacttgcccctcactttaacaTTTAGTTTGtcaaaaacgttaaaaaatattttgtgaatatttttttcaaccaTCATATCAAGATTTACCGTTTATACCTTATACCTATTGTTTCGTTTCCTTTTGTGGTTAAAATCTCAAGGCTatacaaatttaaaagttttctttccttcagtttttcttttttcctgGCAATACTTACTGGAGTAAcggaaaacatttcattacaaacgtGACGTAGCGCTATACGAGTATACGGCATAGAAAtctttaatttaaaaagtatGGTACTTACTACTTAGACttattgcatttatatttCTAACTTTTTTAATTCCCTGGAGTTCTTTAACGACAGCGATGGAAGGGGTTCAGGACTTTAGAAACTTTGCAACAAATTATGATTTGGTTACAATTGTGCTGTACAAGAATATTCTATGTTTCGCATGGAAGATCTTTTCTGTTAAATGGAGTTGACATGGATTTCAATCTTCTTCACAAAACGATTCTCAGTTGTTTTTTAATCAGGAAGATGATAAAATGCCAGCATCAAACCTACACGTTACAGCCAAATATAATGCATTGTACCAAACAATGCTGTACGGCTTACTATCTCTTTATGAAATATACAGGCACCCTGTAGAGTTGACCATTTTTCGGTCATGTTTAACAAGTTCAAGTTAGATAAAATAATCCCATTCTGTACCAAACAAAATTGAGTTGGTCATAAAAAGATTTCTTACCTTTCAACATTCTGACCCAACTCACGAGTCCCTAATTTTTTTGAACTTATGCAAATGTCCATGTCTCACACCCACAACTCATAACAGAgaaaatttaactttgtaCAGCTCTTATTTTTGTAGCTTTGTTCAAACCCCTTTATAACACATCTTTCATTTTCCAAAACATTGCTTTTGCCTTGCCTATTCTTCGCTTCACCTTTTCtcttcttttttttctgtaaacaGCTTTCTAAATAACGGTAAGTTTCTATTTTGTTCCAGCTTATGACATTCAAGATAAATGTTAATAGGTTTGTATTGTTTCTATTTAGTATTTACCAACgcaaatgaaatttgtttttcatatAATCCATGCAATAACTCTTTCAAATTGTGTATAAATATTCTTCCCCGTAACTCGATGGTCCTTTTCTTTCTCTGTTATAACTCCAGTACCAGCTGCATTACGAATGTCTGTGATACCTTTaccatttatttttattccaatCTAATCCTGAAGGACCTTTTCTGTACAAATTAAATAGAGCAGGTCGCAGCAGATCTTCGGTTGTGATGTGATCACAGCATTTgactgttttatttatttaattttgatgtCGCATATCGGTATAAATACTCTCAACAAACGATCTCTAAATCCCTCTGTAAGCTCtccttttttgtatttaagctACAGTTTATAAGTTTGGTTATTAGTTCTTTATCTTCTGTTCCAAGCACTTGTGGAAATTATATTGGAATACCATCTACCGGGGATTTGTGTAATTATATTTCTACTTCGGGGACACTCATATCGTTTCGGTGTTCGCGCTGACATCTACTTGTTGTAGTACTTTCTCACAATACAGCTCCCTTCCAACGTATTCCTCCCACATCCTCCTCTGAATGCAGCTTTACCCCTTTGTTATCCAATATGCCTAGCGGCagtctgtttttttttgcttgtcTAGTTTCTACTGCTTTTTTTAACTagctttttctttagtttttttgATAAAGCTCGTCAGTCGTCACTATACGTTTTGTCCAATAGTTCCAGATTTTTACATCTCTCTTGATACTATATTGTATTTCCTTTGCTTTTCTGCATGAATTTTACATCTTAGATTTTAAAGCTTTATGCTATGCTTTATCATCCTTTGTTGATCTTCTTTCGACCTTTCAAGCTTACAATTTTAGTTGTCATccttctttgtttgtttttaggcTTTTGCTTCCCACAAATTTCCGTcttatttttttcagtttggtTCTAGTTTTAATTACAATGGGTTGGTGATCAGACCCACAGCCTCCTCCTGGTTTAATTTGAAGTTATTGACACTGTATACAAACTGTTGTTAACCAGAATATAGACCTAGTCAACTTAGCGTTATATGACTGTTGGATGATGTTCAGGTAAATATTACGGATTGCTTTGTTTCGAACCAGGTGAAAGttacaaataatttattatgTTTTGTATAAACAATCATAAATTTTCACCGTTGTTGCTTCTGTTTCCAATGCCAAATGGTCCAATTACAGTCTGTCTTTATTTTTTCCAACTTTCGCATTAAAGTCACCACATATTATTTCAGTATTGTCTTAGTGTTTACAAATATTCTTTTTTGTGGAGTGAGGCATAAATCTGTTATAGTTCGTTTGGTTTAGTGTCATCATTTGGTGTTGCATAATAGGCTACTGAATCAGCACGGTcctgttgttttcttttcaattttaaagcaattgtACGGTCTAAGATTGTGTAGTGATATACAACATAatttcacaatttttgttttattatcaaAGCAACTCCCTTTTCTACTTTTGTCTCCTCCCGAGTATACGACTTTGTATTTGTCTTCTTAATTCGGTATTTGagtgacaaaatattttggattTTCCCTAAAAGGTTTCAGATTAGTCATGATGTTTATTGTGCTCCAAAATACTCCGTTTCTTGCATTACACATGACCGTTTTGCAGGCTAGTTATGTCCAGGTTACGTTAGGTTTCACATGACAATAGTATAACGGTCACTGTTAGGCGGTTCAGGCCTGCTTGTTACAACACAGGATCTCCACCAGGAAAAGCTGCATCAGTTTTTGAAACCCCATCTAAGGTATGGTTCGGTTTGCTTCTGTCATCAACTAGGAACGCAACCCTTCTTGACATCTACATTTTACAAGGTAACAGTACAAAGCGAAGAACAGCACAATGAGAAGAATACATTGTTTCAAACGGGGTAGTTTAAGCagttatttattgaaattttattgatttggccaaaataataatagccgaactcaaaacaaaattttctgtCATATTCGTTAAAAATCTGGTAAAAATGACTACAGATATCACCGAATCACACGCTGCGTGGTGAAATCATGTCTCAACGGCTCACAATATTCGCTACGTTTTCCATACAAAACAATTGTCAGTTCTTacaaattcaatttgaagTCGTGTATAGCGTCTGTTTCTCGTTTATATTGTCGTTTTCGAAGTCCCCGTTATTGCGAACGTAAGGTAGCTTTGATACTTATAACAAATTTAAGAAGCAGATGCAATTGGTCGATCGTAATTAAATTGCAccgaaataaaagttttataatATATTGTTAAAAGCAAGTAACATTGTGATTTTGATGCTGATCGAGGCCGTTTCATGTTTTGCTATGCAGTATTTTTGGGGTGTGAAAACATCAgattctgttgttttttaaatgcagaAACGAATAAGCCAAGTATGCAAAAGTAAGGAATATAAGAAGCTTAAACCATCGCAATTGTTATGAACAAGGCAATGGGGTTTTGAGCATTTACGTTTATTTCGCAGACTGCGCAGTGCGCACTTTAAAAGACAATTTGTTAAACACTTCAAGAAAGAAGAAGAATGTTTAGTAAAATCAGTTTCAATAAacctaataaaaattttatttatgagAGCTTTCATTACAAGGAGCGCCgaaatttaattcatttaattcaactattgttttatttgtttttaggcTATGCCGATAAAGCACACGCTGCGTATGAAAATGCTCATGAAATTTGCCAGAGTAAAATGGCATGCGCAAATCCAATTAGACTGGGGTTGGCCCTGAACTATTCTGTGTTTTTTTACGAAATTCTGAATGTAAAAGAAAAGGCTTGCGAAATTGCCAGAAAGGTATTTTTGCTGTAACTCCATGCTACATATTAGCTTAGAAATAAGAACCTTACATGTCACAGCAATCTATAACCTATACATatgttatttatttgaaagaaCAAGTAgcttattttgcaaaatgctTGGTTTTAGAATGCACATTTTATCTTACATTTAACGTGT includes the following:
- the LOC143452403 gene encoding 14-3-3 protein gamma-like, which codes for MEGTCTKEQHVEWAKVAEQAERYDDMVQHMTEVAKMEEALSSDERNLLSVAYKNVVGTRRSSWRVISSIDQKEDNKMKKDIYKICLAQIAQEIEAKCNEVEALVDDHLLKNAEDDDGHSETFYLKMKGDYFRYVAEVSNNETKKGYADKAHAAYENAHEICQSKMACANPIRLGLALNYSVFFYEILNVKEKACEIARKAFDDAIPEMEKLSDPVYKDSSLIMQLLRDNLTLWTHPDPDDDKEDTVKQTDDDKPTEEDE